AGAGtatagtaaaaaaaattatgcataTGATGGAATCCAATCCTTACGCTTCTTTTCTTCGAAGCTTAAAACATGTTCCAGATCTTGACTCATACCAGATAGTACTTAAATCCCATTCAGAAAATGATCAGAGGGTCTTCAACCAACCAACTGCATCTCAAATTGCAGCTTTATGGGTGGAGGGTCAGGAATTTAAAGAAGGATACACGAGACATATTCAAATCTAtacaaaagagggtaaagaccACCTGTTACAATACTATTATGGATGCTATGATCCATTGCAGTATCCACTGTTATTCCCGCTTGGAGAAACTGGATGGCATCCTGGTATAAGAAGGATAACTATGGAAAatccaaagaagagaaagagatGCAACAAAAAAGCTAGCTGCACTACTCCTTTTCCTAATTACAGATCTGCACAAGAGCTACTAGATGCTGAGGAGCAAGGTATGCATAGAATCATAATCTAGAATTATATTCTCCAGTATGTACTTATAAATATTATGATGCTTACATTGAACAATTGTATTGCAGGTTGTAACGATCTGGAAAACAATAAGGAGTTTGTATCAATGCGTGAGTATTATTCATATAAATTGCAGATGCGAGAAAAATATACTCCAAGTGTACTTAATACTGGCAGACTGCTACAACAATATGTGattgatatgtatataaagataGAAACCCAGAGACTTGATTACTACAAGAATCGACAAGAATTAATAAGAAGAGAGCAGCTTCAAGGTATAATGGACAGTGTAGTAGCAGGGCATTGCCAGGGATCAAGGGTAGGGCAGCGAGTAATCCTCCCAGCTTCATTTATAGGTGGTCCACGTGATATGAGGAGAAGATATGTTGACGCCATGGCTCTTGTACAAAAATTCGGCAAACCAGATCTGTTCATTACAATGACCTGCAACCCTTCATGGCCTGAGATCAAACAACATATGCTTCCTACTGATGAGGCTCATAACAGACCAGACTTATTAGCTCGGATTTTTCACGCTAAACTTGATCTTCTCAAAGAAGAACTCTTCAGAAAAGAAATCTTTGGACCAGTAGCTGCCTATACCTATGTAGTTGAGTTTCAAAAACGTGGTCTGCCCCATGGTCATTTTCTCATAATCTTGAAAGCAGGGTCCAAGCTCTACTCCACAGAATCTTATGATAACATTGTGAGTGCAGAAATTCCTGATAAGATGCCCAATCGACATTTATTTAATATGGTCCGAAAGCATATGATCCATGGTCCTTGCGGAAAACAAAATCCAGATAATGTTTGTATGCAAGGAAGTCAGAAGAAGAAGTGCAAAAATAATTACCCAAAGCCATTTGCTGATACAACCTTCCATGGAGAGAATACATATCCCACTTATCGCAGAAGGAAAGATGGAAAGAAAATAATAGTTCGCGGACATGAGTTGGATAATAGATGGGTAGTTCCATACAATGGATATTTGTTAGCAAAATTTGACTGTCATATAAATGTAGAAATTTGCTCCACAGTGAAAGCCGTGAAGTATATATACAAGTATATATATAAGGGGCATGACAGAATACGTTTTAGAGTAAATTCAGATGCTTCTGATCGACCAGATTCTAACATCCAACCATCTGCAATTGATGAAATAAGGGAATTCCAGTCGGCTAGATGGGTATGTGCAGTAGAGGCAACTTGGAGAATCTTCAGATTCCAGCTAAGTGAAATCCATCCTTCTGTCATTCACCTCCAGCTCCACTTAGAAAATTGCCAAGCAATGAATTTCACACCCGATCAGGACCTTCGAGATGTGGTGAGGAATAGGCATGCAAAAAGAACCATGTTAACAGAATTCTTCTATATGAATTCAGTGGACAAACTGGCTCAGCATCTTAAGTGCACGTACAAAGAATTCCCAGAACACTTCGTTTGGTACCCTGGCAAGAAGAAATGGGAACCCAGAAAACAAAAGCATTCTATTGGTAGAATTGTCGCAGCAAGCATAGGAGAAGGAGAACGTTACTTTCTTAGATTACTCCTAACACATGTTAGAGCTCCAACATCATTCGATGACCTCAAGACAATCAATGGAAAATATATCAGTACATTCCGTGATGCAGCTATCCTTAGAGGCTATTTTGAATCAGATACGTCGCAGGAGCAATGTCTTGAAGAAGCTAGCTCGTACCAGATGCCATACATACTGAGAAGGCTATTTGCAACTCTCCTGGTACACTTTCCTCCATCAGATAGTAGATACCTTTGGAAAAAATTTGAATATTCTTTATCAGAAGATTTCATAAGAATGTCAGAATTTACACCTGATCAAATACGATACAAAGTACTTGAACAgataaataattttttgcaaTCAATGGGAAAAGACATCAACTCATATGCTCTGGTTCCACATGCTCTAAACTTTAATCATATGAACAAGAACACAAGAGACACAACAGCAGAAACAACAATCACTGTCCAAGAATCTGATCTCCAAGCAATTTATCAACTAAACTGTGACCAAAAAATTGCTTTTGATATAATTATCGATGCAGTGTTCAAAATAAAGAAGGGTTGTTTTTTTATTGATGGCCCAGGCGGAACAGGCAAAACATTTCTCTATCGAGCACTCTTAGCTGAAGTGAGATCAAAAGGATTCATAGCACTTGCTACAGCATCATGTGGAGTAGCAGCTTCAATATTACCTGGTGGAAGAACATCTCACTCAAGATTCAACATACCATTAGATACAACCAAAAATACCAACTGCAGAATCAGCAAACAAAGTTCATCAGCACAACTTCTAAAATCAGCCAGCCTTATAATTTGGGATGAAGCTCCAATGATGAATAAAATCTCAATAGAAGCTGTTGATAGATTACTCCAAGATTTAATGGACTGCAATGACTTATTTGGATCAAAGGTAATTGTCTTTGGAGGAGATTTTCGTCAGGTATTACCGGTTGTTACTAAAGGCACAAAAGTGGATTTTATTGATGCTTCCATAgtaaatttatatatatggcCACAACTTCATAAACTTCACCTGACAGAGAATATGAGAGCAAGACATGATCCTGAGTTCATTGAATATCTACTCCGTATTGGAAATGGAACAGAGCCTGTTATCAATAACAACTCTATCCAAATACATACTGCATTGCTGATAAGATACACAAATGACGAAGATTCCATCACAGAGCTCAGTAAGGCTGTATTCCCGGATTTAATGGCATTCTTCCATGATGATTTTTCAGCCGTGAACCGTGCTATACTTACAACAAAGAACGAATTTGTTGATGACATCAACCAGAAAATCATACATCAATTACCTGGACAGGTCCAAGAATACATCAGTAGGGACAAATGCATTGACGATTCTGAACAGACAATCATGGAGGATTTCGTGAATGCCTTAACACCCAATGGATTTCCTCCTCACAGGCTGCTCCTCAAACCACATTGTCCAATTATGTTGCTCAGAAACATTGATCCCCCCCAAGGATTGTGCAATGGAACAAGGCTCATCTGCAAATCTTTAAACTCTAACATTATACATGCAGTAATAAGTTGTGGAGAGTTCACTGGGAAAGAGGTCTTTCTCCATCGAATATGCTTCAGAATTGAGACCAATCCAGACTCTCCAGTATCTTTTGAACGCATCCAGTTTCCTGTTCGACCCTGTTTCGCAATGACTATTAACAAAGCTCAAGGCCAGACGTTGGATTTTGTGGGAATATACTTACGTGAACCAGTTTTCTCACATGGACAGCTATATGTGGCAATGTCCagagcaaaaaataaaaact
The Coffea arabica cultivar ET-39 chromosome 6c, Coffea Arabica ET-39 HiFi, whole genome shotgun sequence genome window above contains:
- the LOC113692825 gene encoding uncharacterized protein isoform X1; this translates as MSVRKKSEKNRKKRERFAALSVEEKEAHRKKNRDAYHRRKLSKLLSKPLAEQSQQISRPSDTPGSGLLAISNNCADGSYFHRCNNLLPRTKILMSELSEHGRCVTSPNLHGNASAQKIDAYVTKIASPNPQLSACNSQSGGSKLKNSVSHFSTYEQGSSSGTNHKHVCSHHTTPYTSANSFVCMSCYNFSPESIEQVPELSSLVTRYQATRQLLGSTANKNGGLANTKSVLEKTQTVNKTTKRPKGRTNPDGIGALKFINDEPDMLPSKPHCSYCEAKKFHSETPNFCCSNGEVVLQQNKLPDILIELYTGRSDEAASFRTYVRTYNNMFGFTSFGVHYDKSLCKRTNGIYTFKVQGQTYHFIKDLIPSGGSGVYLQLYFHDTDHELENRLAISQKLTESIVKKIMHMMESNPYASFLRSLKHVPDLDSYQIVLKSHSENDQRVFNQPTASQIAALWVEGQEFKEGYTRHIQIYTKEGKDHLLQYYYGCYDPLQYPLLFPLGETGWHPGIRRITMENPKKRKRCNKKASCTTPFPNYRSAQELLDAEEQGCNDLENNKEFVSMREYYSYKLQMREKYTPSVLNTGRLLQQYVIDMYIKIETQRLDYYKNRQELIRREQLQGIMDSVVAGHCQGSRVGQRVILPASFIGGPRDMRRRYVDAMALVQKFGKPDLFITMTCNPSWPEIKQHMLPTDEAHNRPDLLARIFHAKLDLLKEELFRKEIFGPVAAYTYVVEFQKRGLPHGHFLIILKAGSKLYSTESYDNIVSAEIPDKMPNRHLFNMVRKHMIHGPCGKQNPDNVCMQGSQKKKCKNNYPKPFADTTFHGENTYPTYRRRKDGKKIIVRGHELDNRWVVPYNGYLLAKFDCHINVEICSTVKAVKYIYKYIYKGHDRIRFRVNSDASDRPDSNIQPSAIDEIREFQSARWVCAVEATWRIFRFQLSEIHPSVIHLQLHLENCQAMNFTPDQDLRDVVRNRHAKRTMLTEFFYMNSVDKLAQHLKCTYKEFPEHFVWYPGKKKWEPRKQKHSIGRIVAASIGEGERYFLRLLLTHVRAPTSFDDLKTINGKYISTFRDAAILRGYFESDTSQEQCLEEASSYQMPYILRRLFATLLAEQAKHFSIEHS
- the LOC113692825 gene encoding uncharacterized protein isoform X2, whose protein sequence is MSVRKKSEKNRKKRERFAALSVEEKEAHRKKNRDAYHRRKLSKLLSKPLAEQSQQISRPSDTPGSGLLAISNNCADGSYFHRCNNLLPRTKILMSELSEHGRCVTSPNLHGNASAQKIDAYVTKIASPNPQLSACNSQSGGSKLKNSVSHFSTYEQGSSSGTNHKHVCSHHTTPYTSANSFVCMSCYNFSPESIEQVPGRTNPDGIGALKFINDEPDMLPSKPHCSYCEAKKFHSETPNFCCSNGEVVLQQNKLPDILIELYTGRSDEAASFRTYVRTYNNMFGFTSFGVHYDKSLCKRTNGIYTFKVQGQTYHFIKDLIPSGGSGVYLQLYFHDTDHELENRLAISQKLTESIVKKIMHMMESNPYASFLRSLKHVPDLDSYQIVLKSHSENDQRVFNQPTASQIAALWVEGQEFKEGYTRHIQIYTKEGKDHLLQYYYGCYDPLQYPLLFPLGETGWHPGIRRITMENPKKRKRCNKKASCTTPFPNYRSAQELLDAEEQGCNDLENNKEFVSMREYYSYKLQMREKYTPSVLNTGRLLQQYVIDMYIKIETQRLDYYKNRQELIRREQLQGIMDSVVAGHCQGSRVGQRVILPASFIGGPRDMRRRYVDAMALVQKFGKPDLFITMTCNPSWPEIKQHMLPTDEAHNRPDLLARIFHAKLDLLKEELFRKEIFGPVAAYTYVVEFQKRGLPHGHFLIILKAGSKLYSTESYDNIVSAEIPDKMPNRHLFNMVRKHMIHGPCGKQNPDNVCMQGSQKKKCKNNYPKPFADTTFHGENTYPTYRRRKDGKKIIVRGHELDNRWVVPYNGYLLAKFDCHINVEICSTVKAVKYIYKYIYKGHDRIRFRVNSDASDRPDSNIQPSAIDEIREFQSARWVCAVEATWRIFRFQLSEIHPSVIHLQLHLENCQAMNFTPDQDLRDVVRNRHAKRTMLTEFFYMNSVDKLAQHLKCTYKEFPEHFVWYPGKKKWEPRKQKHSIGRIVAASIGEGERYFLRLLLTHVRAPTSFDDLKTINGKYISTFRDAAILRGYFESDTSQEQCLEEASSYQMPYILRRLFATLLAEQAKHFSIEHS
- the LOC113692825 gene encoding uncharacterized protein isoform X3 codes for the protein MCHIQSGGSKLKNSVSHFSTYEQGSSSGTNHKHVCSHHTTPYTSANSFVCMSCYNFSPESIEQVPELSSLVTRYQATRQLLGSTANKNGGLANTKSVLEKTQTVNKTTKRPKGRTNPDGIGALKFINDEPDMLPSKPHCSYCEAKKFHSETPNFCCSNGEVVLQQNKLPDILIELYTGRSDEAASFRTYVRTYNNMFGFTSFGVHYDKSLCKRTNGIYTFKVQGQTYHFIKDLIPSGGSGVYLQLYFHDTDHELENRLAISQKLTESIVKKIMHMMESNPYASFLRSLKHVPDLDSYQIVLKSHSENDQRVFNQPTASQIAALWVEGQEFKEGYTRHIQIYTKEGKDHLLQYYYGCYDPLQYPLLFPLGETGWHPGIRRITMENPKKRKRCNKKASCTTPFPNYRSAQELLDAEEQGCNDLENNKEFVSMREYYSYKLQMREKYTPSVLNTGRLLQQYVIDMYIKIETQRLDYYKNRQELIRREQLQGIMDSVVAGHCQGSRVGQRVILPASFIGGPRDMRRRYVDAMALVQKFGKPDLFITMTCNPSWPEIKQHMLPTDEAHNRPDLLARIFHAKLDLLKEELFRKEIFGPVAAYTYVVEFQKRGLPHGHFLIILKAGSKLYSTESYDNIVSAEIPDKMPNRHLFNMVRKHMIHGPCGKQNPDNVCMQGSQKKKCKNNYPKPFADTTFHGENTYPTYRRRKDGKKIIVRGHELDNRWVVPYNGYLLAKFDCHINVEICSTVKAVKYIYKYIYKGHDRIRFRVNSDASDRPDSNIQPSAIDEIREFQSARWVCAVEATWRIFRFQLSEIHPSVIHLQLHLENCQAMNFTPDQDLRDVVRNRHAKRTMLTEFFYMNSVDKLAQHLKCTYKEFPEHFVWYPGKKKWEPRKQKHSIGRIVAASIGEGERYFLRLLLTHVRAPTSFDDLKTINGKYISTFRDAAILRGYFESDTSQEQCLEEASSYQMPYILRRLFATLLAEQAKHFSIEHS